The genomic stretch AAACCGCGAGTCGGAGGTGGAAGGATATGGTCCGCCATGCACCATTGCATGACTCACCTCCACACCGGTCGGATATCCGTTGAAAACGAGGCGGCCGACTTTGTGCTCGAGAATTTCGACCAGGTCGGCGTAGTCGCGCAAGTCCTGCTCGGTGCCGTGAATCGTTGCGGTTAGATGTCCTTCGAGTCCTTCGGCAAAGCGGAGCAACTTCTCACGCCGCTGATATCGCACGATCAGTGTGGACGGTCCGAAGAGTTCGTCGGCAAGATCATGCTCCGACAACACGTCATCCATCTCGGCTTCGAATAGAGTCGTGGCAGCGCGGAATCCAGCATCTTTCGGTCGGGATGATGAGATCTGACGTAATTTCGTCCGTTGCGCCAATCCCTGTTCGTACGATTTGCATATACCCGCGGTGAGCAGAACGTGGTCAGAAGCTGCGCTGGTAAGTTCTCTCAGCTTGGCGGATAGCCGCTCTGATCCTTGATTTGGGCCGAGAAGAACCAAGCCTGGCTTCGTGCAAAACTGCCCGGCTCCGAGGGTGAAAGAGCCGTATAGTCCAGTCGCAATCTGCTCTGCTCTTTCAGCTGCGGCGTGTGGCAGCACGAACACAGGATTGGTGCTGCTCATCTCAGCGAAGAAAGGGATGGGATCAGGTCGAGCCGCAGCCAGGTTCATCAGCGCACGACCACCGGTGCGGGAGCCAGTAAACCCTCCCGCTTTGATCGCAGGATGCTGGACCAGCTTGCTTCCCACCTCGGTACCGGAATCGAACAGCAGCGAAAAAGTTCCTTCGGGAGCGCCACCAGCATGACAAGCTTCGATGATTGCTCGACCCACCATCTCGCTTGCTCCAGGATGGGCGGGATGGGCCTTGGCCACGACTGGATTTCCAGCAGCGAGAGCAGATGCTGTATCACCTCCCGCAACCGAAAACGCCAGCGGAAAATTGCTCGCGCCGAAGACTGCCACAGGTCCAATGGG from Terriglobales bacterium encodes the following:
- a CDS encoding aldehyde dehydrogenase (NADP(+)) translates to MDLRGESLIGFEAASRNGTPFRAMNPLTGQTVPPDFHRTDAADVDRAARLAKSAFRSYRRWTGKQKASLLKQVASAIEALGQELIDRTALETALGQDRLKGELARTCNQLRLFASVVEEGSWVNARIDLADPNRKPLPKADIRSMLRPIGPVAVFGASNFPLAFSVAGGDTASALAAGNPVVAKAHPAHPGASEMVGRAIIEACHAGGAPEGTFSLLFDSGTEVGSKLVQHPAIKAGGFTGSRTGGRALMNLAAARPDPIPFFAEMSSTNPVFVLPHAAAERAEQIATGLYGSFTLGAGQFCTKPGLVLLGPNQGSERLSAKLRELTSAASDHVLLTAGICKSYEQGLAQRTKLRQISSSRPKDAGFRAATTLFEAEMDDVLSEHDLADELFGPSTLIVRYQRREKLLRFAEGLEGHLTATIHGTEQDLRDYADLVEILEHKVGRLVFNGYPTGVEVSHAMVHGGPYPSTSDSRFTSVGTLAILRFARPVCFQNFPDAALPQELQNGNPLGIWRTVNGALSRETLSS